Proteins encoded together in one Candidatus Xianfuyuplasma coldseepsis window:
- a CDS encoding SDR family oxidoreductase: MHVFITGGTRGIGHGLVREFLKQGHQVSYTGTSQTSIEASQQNLQRPFQAFICDVREKTQIVLAKEQAIASFGPIDIWINNAGVDQDHKVVSELSDVEIKRVIDINVTGMMLGTSVALEHMIKKQQGIVYNMEGLGSNNMKIPKTLIYGSSKRLLTYFSQGCNKELKTYKEVFVGTMQPGMVFTELLLRNIGDGQRIARILGSTVEEVTPFLVKHALKKKQRISYLTTRRIVWRFLTRSWRPQPLPKK, encoded by the coding sequence GAAACAAGGACATCAAGTTTCCTATACAGGTACTTCTCAAACAAGCATTGAAGCATCACAACAAAATCTTCAAAGACCTTTCCAAGCATTTATATGTGATGTCCGTGAGAAAACCCAAATCGTCTTGGCAAAAGAACAAGCCATCGCCTCCTTTGGACCAATCGATATCTGGATCAATAACGCCGGTGTCGATCAAGATCACAAAGTCGTTTCGGAATTATCGGATGTTGAGATTAAACGCGTGATTGACATCAACGTCACGGGGATGATGCTTGGTACCAGTGTTGCCTTAGAACATATGATTAAGAAGCAACAAGGAATTGTCTATAACATGGAAGGTTTGGGTAGTAACAATATGAAGATTCCCAAAACGTTGATTTATGGCAGTTCAAAACGATTACTTACGTATTTCTCACAAGGATGTAACAAAGAACTGAAAACGTATAAAGAAGTATTTGTGGGGACAATGCAACCGGGAATGGTCTTCACTGAATTATTGCTTCGCAATATAGGTGATGGACAAAGAATTGCCCGAATATTGGGAAGTACAGTAGAAGAAGTCACACCGTTTCTTGTCAAACATGCACTGAAAAAGAAGCAACGAATTTCCTATCTAACAACCCGTAGAATTGTGTGGCGCTTTCTAACTCGTTCATGGCGTCCCCAACCATTACCAAAAAAATAA
- a CDS encoding M20 metallopeptidase family protein: MLPINHFKDYEEFMITTRRDIHMNPEPGFQEFRTSKLIKDYLIKWGYDVIDGIGTTGMVASIHGKKPGKTIGLRADIDALKMQEENDVPYKSLNDGLMHSCGHDTHTSMLLGAAKYFSDHNEDFNGTIKLIFQSAEEGPMPGGGIYVVEGGHIDDCDGVFGLHITTRDKRGDIIIKKGEAMAAPDEFQITVKGTGTHASAPHTGKDPIIAATAIIQAIQTILSRQISPLESAVISVCTIHGGSAFNIIPDDVTFTGTIRTLNNDVRMDIFQKLEATATSIASSYGCRADVKIIEAYPPLINDPKMSDFVMNIAKEVVGEDHALWASEPSMGGEDFSYYLQKKPGSYFWLGGRDPKQETIYYNHNPKFDVDESSFVIGMAMHVNIAFEFLK, from the coding sequence ATGTTACCAATCAACCATTTTAAAGACTATGAAGAATTTATGATAACGACACGACGGGATATCCACATGAACCCCGAACCAGGTTTCCAAGAATTCCGCACCTCAAAACTAATTAAAGATTATCTCATCAAATGGGGATATGATGTCATTGATGGTATTGGTACAACCGGGATGGTTGCCTCAATCCACGGAAAGAAACCTGGAAAAACCATTGGATTACGAGCTGACATTGACGCGTTAAAAATGCAAGAAGAAAATGATGTTCCTTACAAATCCCTTAACGATGGCTTAATGCATTCGTGCGGTCACGATACGCATACCTCGATGTTACTCGGTGCAGCCAAATACTTCAGCGATCACAACGAGGACTTTAATGGTACGATTAAGTTAATCTTTCAATCCGCCGAAGAAGGACCAATGCCCGGTGGTGGTATATATGTTGTAGAAGGCGGACATATCGACGACTGTGACGGCGTCTTTGGTCTTCATATCACAACCCGTGATAAACGGGGGGATATCATTATCAAAAAAGGGGAAGCGATGGCGGCTCCCGATGAATTCCAAATCACTGTCAAAGGAACAGGTACTCATGCGAGTGCTCCCCATACAGGGAAGGATCCTATCATTGCTGCTACAGCCATTATCCAAGCTATTCAAACTATTTTATCTCGTCAAATCAGCCCATTGGAGAGTGCCGTTATATCCGTCTGTACAATCCATGGCGGATCGGCCTTTAATATCATACCTGATGATGTCACCTTTACCGGTACAATCCGAACATTAAATAACGATGTACGAATGGATATCTTTCAAAAACTAGAAGCGACCGCAACATCAATTGCATCCAGTTATGGATGCCGTGCGGATGTGAAAATCATTGAAGCCTATCCCCCACTAATTAATGATCCAAAGATGAGTGACTTCGTTATGAATATCGCTAAAGAAGTTGTTGGCGAGGACCATGCCCTGTGGGCAAGTGAACCATCAATGGGCGGTGAAGATTTTTCCTACTATCTCCAGAAAAAACCCGGTTCCTACTTCTGGTTAGGTGGACGTGATCCGAAACAAGAGACCATTTATTATAATCACAATCCCAAGTTTGATGTCGATGAATCATCATTCGTAATCGGTATGGCAATGCATGTCAATATAGCATTTGAATTTCTAAAATAA
- the gltX gene encoding glutamate--tRNA ligase: MSVRVRYAPSPTGHLHIGNARTALFNYLFARKHGGSFVVRIEDTDTERNVEGGVESQLKYLKWLGVDWDESINKDGGYGPYRQLERLDIYQQYADMLVEQGLAYKCYCTPEELEAEREEMKARGEDKLHYSRKCLHAPEQDKPYVLRFKVPENEEYTFHDIVKGEVTFRSEDIGDWVMMKNNGIPTYNFACVIDDHLMAITHVLRGEDHITNTPKQLMVYKALGWNAPTFGHMTLIVNDQNKKLSKRDFSILQYIEQYQELGYLPDALFNFISLLGWSPEGEEEILSHDEFIEKFDEARLSKSPAKFDKEKLTYINNRYIKELSIEETVELCMPHLIAEGILDGKDEDWVFSLVSVFKDRMSYGKQIVELYDEFFEQEFTLDQEMTAFLAQEGVNETLLAFKELLIDVDEFTAANIKPLIKQTGKISGAKGKLLYMPLRIATTASMHGPDLPQVLALLGKETVIERLESVIQ; this comes from the coding sequence ATGAGTGTACGCGTACGCTATGCACCAAGTCCGACAGGACATTTACATATTGGAAATGCACGAACTGCTTTATTTAACTATTTGTTTGCGAGAAAACACGGTGGAAGCTTTGTCGTTCGGATTGAAGATACCGATACCGAACGCAATGTTGAAGGTGGTGTCGAATCGCAACTGAAATATTTGAAATGGCTTGGTGTCGATTGGGATGAATCTATTAATAAAGACGGGGGTTATGGCCCTTATCGTCAATTGGAACGCTTGGATATCTATCAACAATACGCCGATATGTTAGTTGAGCAAGGGCTTGCATATAAATGTTATTGTACCCCTGAGGAATTAGAAGCTGAACGCGAAGAGATGAAAGCCCGTGGTGAAGATAAACTTCATTACTCCCGGAAATGTTTACATGCTCCCGAACAAGACAAACCGTATGTATTACGTTTTAAAGTTCCAGAGAACGAAGAATATACCTTCCATGATATCGTCAAAGGAGAAGTCACCTTTAGGAGTGAAGACATTGGCGACTGGGTGATGATGAAAAACAATGGCATTCCAACGTATAATTTTGCCTGTGTTATTGATGATCATTTAATGGCAATTACGCATGTTTTACGTGGAGAAGATCATATCACCAACACGCCAAAGCAATTGATGGTTTATAAAGCACTCGGATGGAATGCACCAACCTTTGGACATATGACGTTAATTGTCAACGATCAAAACAAAAAGTTATCAAAACGGGATTTTAGTATCTTACAATACATCGAACAATACCAAGAACTCGGTTATTTGCCCGATGCTTTATTCAACTTTATCTCGTTATTGGGATGGTCGCCCGAAGGTGAAGAAGAAATCTTAAGCCATGATGAGTTCATCGAGAAATTTGATGAAGCACGATTAAGCAAATCACCAGCAAAATTCGATAAAGAGAAGTTAACCTATATCAACAATCGGTATATCAAAGAACTCAGTATCGAAGAAACCGTAGAACTTTGTATGCCCCACTTGATTGCTGAAGGTATTTTGGATGGAAAAGATGAAGACTGGGTGTTTAGTCTAGTCAGTGTCTTTAAAGATCGGATGAGTTATGGAAAGCAAATTGTCGAACTCTATGACGAATTCTTTGAACAAGAATTCACTCTCGATCAAGAAATGACAGCATTTTTAGCACAAGAAGGTGTCAACGAAACCTTGTTGGCATTTAAAGAGTTGCTAATCGATGTGGACGAGTTTACCGCAGCAAACATTAAACCGTTAATCAAACAAACCGGTAAAATCAGTGGCGCTAAAGGAAAACTTTTATACATGCCACTTCGGATTGCAACAACAGCAAGTATGCACGGACCGGATTTGCCACAAGTTCTTGCCTTGCTTGGTAAAGAAACGGTTATTGAACGCTTAGAATCTGTTATTCAATAA
- a CDS encoding (2Fe-2S) ferredoxin domain-containing protein, with protein sequence MKILVCKNKHCRNNQTEETYKELMNYVEDIEFMHSSCMDLCDYGPNVLSFPDCTFYQGVTKDRVEDLIHQQADDLRHPKERLYDESMEIYYSDPMHRRTVKLFRWHLDKLGDFEWRTIRESISIFKDKYDIRGMALTFPVKMALIGTTRGPDLPKMLQFMGKELAFQRIDQYLSDNKYRI encoded by the coding sequence ATGAAAATCCTCGTTTGTAAGAACAAACACTGTCGCAACAACCAAACCGAAGAAACCTATAAAGAATTGATGAACTATGTCGAAGACATCGAATTCATGCATTCATCATGCATGGATTTGTGCGATTATGGACCCAATGTACTAAGCTTTCCAGACTGCACTTTTTACCAAGGTGTGACCAAGGATCGAGTCGAAGATTTGATTCATCAACAAGCCGATGATTTACGTCACCCTAAAGAACGCTTGTATGATGAATCAATGGAGATCTATTACTCCGATCCGATGCATCGTCGTACGGTAAAGTTGTTTCGCTGGCACCTCGATAAACTAGGTGATTTTGAGTGGCGAACTATCCGCGAGTCCATCTCCATTTTCAAAGATAAATACGATATTCGTGGCATGGCTCTAACCTTCCCTGTTAAGATGGCATTGATTGGAACAACAAGAGGTCCAGACCTTCCGAAAATGCTTCAATTCATGGGAAAAGAGCTCGCATTTCAGCGAATTGATCAGTATTTATCGGACAACAAATATCGGATATGA
- a CDS encoding cold-shock protein has protein sequence MTGTVKWFNSEKGYGFITNEEGLDIFVHFTAIQGEGFKTLEEGQEVEFEVVEGDRGPQASNVTKL, from the coding sequence ATGACAGGAACAGTTAAATGGTTTAATTCAGAAAAAGGTTATGGATTCATTACGAACGAAGAAGGTCTTGACATTTTTGTTCATTTTACCGCGATTCAAGGTGAAGGATTCAAAACATTAGAAGAAGGTCAAGAAGTTGAATTCGAAGTAGTGGAAGGCGATAGAGGACCACAAGCTTCAAACGTAACAAAACTTTAA
- the cysS gene encoding cysteine--tRNA ligase, protein MKIFNSFTNQLEDFVPVHPGKVNMYICGPTVYNYIHIGNARPVIFFDTVRRYFEHRDFEVTFASNFTDVDDKIITKAIELETTEQELAEKFITAFLNDVEKVGSMTDYIKPRVTDYMDKIIVYIQTLIDKGYAYKSEGDVYFRVGKIDDYGQLSNRNIDDLISGARIEVNDKKENPLDFTLWKKTDVGITFDAPFGRGRPGWHTECVAMIDNIFGEEIDIHGGGSGLLFPHHENEIAQAEALHGHHVAKYWMHNGLLNFGGGKMSKSDGNVILVKDLTIDPNVFRLFTLSTHYRSPINFTDDVLDNYQTEWDKIYRVYKQLYLKLDLADQLYGNAKIDPDLLLIYKDFLAAMDQDFNTPNAITALQDLVKKTNQLLRTKTDFEVLLSAKKLFDDFFDVFGLKTGLQPLSKDDKDLYHKWNEARTNKDFDTADELRNLLQEKGIL, encoded by the coding sequence ATGAAAATATTTAATTCTTTTACCAATCAATTAGAAGACTTTGTCCCCGTCCATCCGGGAAAAGTAAACATGTATATCTGTGGACCAACCGTCTACAACTATATTCATATTGGAAATGCACGTCCGGTAATATTCTTCGATACCGTCAGACGCTATTTTGAACATCGGGATTTTGAGGTTACATTTGCTTCCAACTTTACCGATGTCGATGATAAGATTATCACCAAGGCCATCGAGTTGGAAACAACGGAACAAGAACTTGCCGAGAAGTTTATAACCGCTTTTTTAAATGACGTCGAAAAAGTAGGGAGTATGACCGATTATATCAAACCACGCGTCACCGACTACATGGATAAAATCATTGTGTATATTCAAACCTTAATTGATAAGGGATACGCCTACAAAAGTGAAGGCGATGTCTATTTCCGGGTTGGTAAAATTGATGATTACGGACAACTGTCCAATCGCAACATCGATGACTTAATCAGCGGTGCACGAATTGAAGTGAACGATAAAAAAGAGAATCCACTTGATTTCACCCTATGGAAAAAAACCGATGTTGGGATTACGTTTGATGCCCCCTTTGGAAGAGGGCGCCCAGGTTGGCACACTGAATGTGTCGCGATGATCGACAACATCTTTGGTGAAGAAATTGATATTCATGGTGGTGGGAGCGGACTCTTATTCCCCCATCATGAAAATGAAATCGCGCAAGCTGAAGCACTCCATGGCCACCATGTCGCAAAATACTGGATGCATAATGGATTATTAAATTTTGGTGGCGGTAAAATGAGTAAATCCGACGGTAACGTCATTTTAGTCAAAGATTTAACCATCGATCCCAATGTGTTTCGTTTATTTACCCTATCAACCCATTACCGCAGTCCGATTAATTTTACCGACGATGTCTTAGATAATTACCAAACGGAGTGGGATAAAATTTACCGTGTGTACAAACAGTTGTACTTGAAACTTGATTTGGCTGATCAACTCTATGGCAATGCCAAGATTGATCCGGATTTGCTATTGATATATAAAGACTTTCTAGCAGCTATGGATCAAGATTTTAATACACCCAATGCCATTACCGCACTCCAAGATTTAGTCAAAAAAACGAATCAATTACTCCGCACAAAAACCGATTTTGAAGTATTATTAAGTGCAAAAAAATTGTTTGATGATTTCTTTGATGTGTTTGGTTTAAAAACGGGATTACAACCACTTTCAAAAGACGATAAAGATTTGTACCACAAGTGGAATGAAGCACGTACCAATAAGGATTTTGATACGGCTGATGAACTTCGTAATTTGCTGCAAGAAAAAGGAATCTTATAA
- a CDS encoding Mini-ribonuclease 3 has product MLQHSGLTLAYLGDALYDLLVREQLIAQGETKVDVLHNRAIQYTSASGQHQAYRLIEPHLTEEEQTIFKRGRNAKTQRKAKNQDLSDYRQATGLEALFGYLYLDNQIERIDELMTMIMEDQ; this is encoded by the coding sequence ATGTTGCAACACAGTGGCTTAACACTCGCTTATTTGGGCGATGCCCTATATGATTTGTTGGTTCGTGAACAGTTGATTGCCCAAGGGGAAACCAAAGTTGACGTATTACACAACCGGGCGATTCAATATACCAGTGCTAGTGGACAACATCAAGCGTATCGTTTGATTGAACCACATTTAACAGAGGAAGAACAAACGATATTTAAACGGGGTCGCAATGCAAAAACACAGCGGAAAGCAAAGAATCAGGACCTATCGGACTATCGTCAAGCCACAGGACTTGAAGCATTGTTTGGGTATCTCTATTTGGACAATCAAATTGAACGAATTGATGAGTTAATGACGATGATTATGGAGGATCAGTAA
- a CDS encoding GNAT family N-acetyltransferase has translation MDIRLVERDRYKQEIAALVLRDLPEWFGIEESTKEYIETVIKYPFVAAFDHNLPIGFYSIRKENDKVLDMYVLGVLKQYHGTGVGTRLQEFVNQYANDHGYEYLMVLTLAEKKQNKEYLMTRKFYLNQGFIDFYQNDDIFDSQNPCQIMMKALK, from the coding sequence ATGGATATTCGCTTGGTAGAACGAGATCGGTATAAACAAGAAATCGCTGCCCTTGTTCTACGGGATTTACCGGAATGGTTTGGGATTGAGGAATCGACCAAAGAATACATTGAAACGGTTATCAAGTATCCATTTGTTGCAGCGTTTGATCACAATCTACCCATTGGATTTTACTCAATTCGCAAGGAAAACGATAAGGTGCTCGATATGTATGTCCTTGGTGTATTAAAACAGTATCATGGCACTGGGGTTGGGACGAGATTGCAGGAATTTGTCAATCAATATGCGAACGATCATGGGTATGAGTATTTAATGGTACTAACCCTCGCTGAAAAGAAGCAAAACAAAGAATATTTGATGACAAGGAAGTTCTATCTTAATCAAGGATTTATTGATTTCTACCAGAATGATGATATATTTGATTCACAGAATCCGTGTCAAATTATGATGAAGGCATTAAAATAA
- a CDS encoding DUF1295 domain-containing protein: MLIAAGIIFTYFLIFFIVATIIKNNSIVDIGWGLGYVVTVWILYAIYQPQSWLVLVLNIMVSLWGLRLFYYILKRNVFQEEDFRYKNWRKAWGKYVIPRAFVQVFMLQGFFMYVIGSSAFYANVNDVTWNPLSIIGMGVFLLGYLYEVVGDAQLKAHIKHHKGTLMTTGLWKYTRHPNYFGESVLWFGIFMTAWLSGVPWFFVIGPLTITLILYFISTPLLEERMQKKDGWQAYVATTNKFFPGMRD, from the coding sequence ATGCTTATCGCCGCAGGAATCATTTTTACGTATTTTTTGATCTTTTTTATCGTTGCTACCATTATTAAGAACAATAGTATTGTCGATATCGGATGGGGTCTTGGTTATGTGGTAACGGTATGGATATTATATGCGATTTATCAACCCCAGTCGTGGCTTGTATTGGTACTAAATATTATGGTATCGCTATGGGGATTGCGTTTGTTTTACTATATCTTAAAACGCAATGTATTTCAGGAAGAGGATTTCCGCTACAAAAACTGGCGTAAAGCCTGGGGTAAATACGTTATCCCTAGAGCTTTTGTTCAAGTGTTTATGTTACAAGGGTTCTTCATGTATGTGATTGGGTCCTCTGCGTTTTATGCGAATGTCAATGATGTAACATGGAATCCCCTAAGCATTATTGGGATGGGCGTATTCCTTTTGGGGTACCTCTATGAAGTCGTTGGTGACGCACAATTAAAAGCGCATATAAAACATCACAAAGGAACGTTAATGACAACGGGCTTATGGAAATACACAAGACATCCCAACTACTTTGGAGAAAGCGTGTTGTGGTTTGGGATTTTTATGACCGCATGGCTTTCTGGCGTACCGTGGTTCTTTGTGATTGGTCCACTAACGATAACGTTGATTCTGTATTTTATCAGTACACCATTACTTGAAGAACGGATGCAGAAAAAAGACGGATGGCAAGCGTATGTAGCAACAACCAATAAGTTCTTCCCAGGAATGAGAGATTAA
- a CDS encoding deoxyribodipyrimidine photo-lyase, translated as MNVERVEVLRASNNHNDRIVYLMTSSFRAHNNHSLEHALEYVHATNKELTIILFKQPEENPRNHEFFLMGIHNYQEVFSPVSRTIHYFESFTDEMKDILSSAYHIVKDRAYLLEDKAIEQKVIDIAQTNDVGLSLVESDVFVPVRAASNKEEYAASTIRKKIMSKLEDFNDPIQTTLTWLQGEEDALGVLMDFINEKLDHYVDRNDPSKNYTSGLSPYLKYGFISPLTIHNEVVYFEGESTDNFIEELVVRRELAYNFVYYNEQYNQFEGITYQWAYDTMAEHLQDDRKYLYTKEDYLNFATHDPYFNAAMKEMVVLGKMHGYMRMYWAKKIIEWSKTYKEAYDIAISLNNYYFLDGNTPNGYTGVAWCFGKHDRAWASRPIFGKLRYMNANGLRRKFNIDEYVDTMERLVQNE; from the coding sequence ATGAACGTTGAGAGAGTAGAAGTATTGCGGGCATCGAACAATCACAACGATCGCATTGTGTACCTAATGACAAGTAGTTTTCGAGCTCACAACAATCATTCGTTGGAACATGCCTTAGAATATGTTCATGCGACCAATAAAGAACTTACCATTATTCTTTTTAAACAACCGGAGGAAAATCCGCGTAATCATGAATTCTTCTTGATGGGGATTCACAACTATCAAGAGGTATTTTCCCCAGTTAGTAGAACGATCCATTACTTTGAATCGTTTACGGATGAGATGAAAGACATACTTTCATCCGCATATCATATTGTGAAAGATCGTGCCTATCTACTCGAAGATAAGGCGATCGAACAAAAGGTTATTGACATCGCACAAACGAACGATGTTGGATTATCGCTCGTAGAAAGTGATGTATTTGTACCAGTCCGTGCAGCATCGAACAAAGAAGAATATGCTGCATCAACGATCCGTAAGAAAATCATGTCGAAGCTGGAAGATTTTAACGATCCGATTCAAACGACATTAACCTGGCTTCAAGGGGAAGAAGATGCTCTTGGTGTCTTAATGGATTTCATCAATGAAAAACTAGATCATTATGTCGATCGTAACGATCCTTCGAAGAACTATACATCTGGTTTATCACCCTATTTAAAATACGGCTTTATCTCACCACTCACGATTCATAATGAAGTTGTTTACTTTGAAGGTGAGAGCACGGACAATTTTATTGAAGAACTGGTTGTTCGTCGAGAACTGGCATACAACTTCGTTTACTACAACGAACAGTACAATCAATTTGAAGGGATTACCTACCAATGGGCCTACGATACGATGGCAGAACACCTTCAAGATGATCGCAAGTACCTCTACACCAAAGAAGACTACCTCAATTTTGCGACACACGATCCCTACTTTAATGCCGCCATGAAAGAAATGGTTGTTCTTGGAAAAATGCATGGGTATATGCGGATGTACTGGGCAAAGAAAATTATTGAATGGTCGAAGACTTATAAAGAAGCGTACGACATTGCGATATCACTCAATAATTATTACTTCTTGGATGGGAATACCCCTAATGGCTACACAGGTGTTGCGTGGTGTTTTGGTAAACACGACCGTGCTTGGGCATCGCGTCCGATTTTTGGAAAATTACGGTATATGAATGCGAATGGATTGCGACGTAAGTTCAATATTGATGAGTACGTCGATACCATGGAAAGGTTGGTACAGAATGAATAA
- a CDS encoding YbgA family protein, with protein sequence MNNVKPNVFVSACLEFESCRFDGTMISDDVVRRMKDVVNFIRVCPELSIGLTAPREAVRLVKRKGEHQKLLGSVHGVDYTEKMENFTSKYLEKLLSRDIDGFLLKAKSPTCGIGDVKVYQDIGKAQLDSARHDGMFGTAIKERFPDHPIETERRISNYNIRESFFTHVFTMASFREMKHDFSYKKFVEFHTKNKYLFMSYNQAILKDLGQILANHEKLSHEEVLQKYETQLRKLLHGESSKKRRINTLTHIYGYFKKDLTTEEKEYYFNALDDYIDYRIPYSNVLYILKGFAVRFQEEYLLQQTVFQPFPKELLVVLDSGNKI encoded by the coding sequence ATGAATAATGTAAAACCAAATGTTTTTGTCAGTGCTTGTTTAGAATTTGAATCGTGTCGTTTTGATGGAACGATGATTAGTGATGATGTTGTACGACGAATGAAGGATGTTGTCAATTTTATTCGCGTTTGTCCGGAACTATCGATTGGACTCACCGCACCGCGTGAGGCGGTTCGCCTTGTGAAACGCAAAGGAGAACATCAAAAACTACTGGGTAGTGTTCACGGGGTTGATTACACAGAAAAAATGGAGAACTTTACGTCCAAGTATTTGGAGAAATTACTATCGCGGGACATTGATGGATTCTTGTTAAAAGCAAAATCCCCTACCTGTGGTATTGGGGATGTCAAAGTCTATCAAGACATTGGTAAAGCACAGTTGGATAGTGCACGCCACGATGGGATGTTTGGTACGGCAATTAAAGAACGATTTCCCGATCATCCGATTGAAACCGAGCGTCGTATCAGTAACTACAATATTCGTGAATCCTTCTTTACCCATGTGTTTACTATGGCTTCCTTCCGTGAAATGAAGCACGATTTCTCGTATAAGAAATTCGTGGAGTTCCATACCAAGAACAAGTATTTATTCATGTCGTATAATCAAGCTATCTTAAAAGACTTAGGTCAAATTCTTGCCAATCATGAGAAACTGTCTCATGAGGAAGTACTTCAGAAATACGAGACACAATTACGTAAATTACTGCATGGTGAATCCTCAAAAAAACGACGGATTAATACGCTAACTCATATTTATGGATACTTCAAAAAGGATCTGACGACCGAAGAAAAAGAGTATTATTTCAATGCATTAGATGATTACATAGATTACCGGATACCGTATTCCAACGTATTGTATATCTTAAAAGGATTTGCGGTGCGGTTCCAAGAAGAGTATCTCTTACAACAAACAGTCTTTCAACCGTTTCCGAAAGAATTATTGGTTGTTTTAGATAGTGGTAATAAAATATAA